TGTGGCACTCTAAATTAAATGTAATTTTTGATGATTGTACATTGTATTATGTTTTTTAATTAGTAATCATTGTGCAGTTCGTAGTTTGATCGATTCATTGGTCACTTAACACTTCATCAAGATATCTACTTCACCGGgatatgcatcatcatttttcATTACTACTGTCATATTACGTAGTAGAGTGCTTCTAAAACATGTTTGGGTGTAATCTCCTTCTCTCTGTTTTTCATTTTTGTAAATCCTACTAGTTTCatcattatttttatgtttcataTACAAATTACACACAAATTGTCGAAACAATTCACTTAGTGTTAGATAACTAAGTACTTCATCTCAGCTCTTTTTTGTTTTCCATTTCCGATTACCGACTGAAATGTTTTCCACCTTTTCCGTGCTACCATTTCAAGTGACATGGGGGATCCCCATTTGGTTAATTGAATCAAACTAGTAGAAGAAAGCAAACGAGTCAACAGATTATCTGAGAGTTGGATCTTGATTTAATGTCTATAATTGGTTGGTGTGATTACTGCAGAAATGTTGTTTCATCTGATGATGAACTACTTGGTGAAGGCTGCAGCATCTCCAACTTGTATTTGACAACACTCGATCCAACTGCCAGGATGCACTGATAGATGTGAAGGTCATCTTTCACCCTTAGTTAAGTTCCCACTCAGATCTTGCAGCAAGATAGATCCGGAAAACCCTACCAGTGCAAAACTTACACTCACAGGAAAGGTATGATAAAAGATTCTGGTAAGAAAAAAGTCTCCAAATTGTTTTCTAGTTTAGTCTGCTGCATTtcattcttttgttcttttttttaaattattcagCACTAATTTATTCAAATTGTTAATTATGTGGATGACAAAGAAATTTTTGTTGGAATTACCAGAGTTAAACTCTTGGACTTAGATATATGGTCATAGAAGATTTGATACAGGTTTCAAATTTTTTGTCTGATGAGGCTATACATCTGAAAACATATATATCTTTGCTAAAATCAAAAGGGCAAGTGTACCACTTCAAAGATTTATGACTTGATGCCTCATGAAAAGTTCTCACAAATGATCTTAGGGTTTCTGACTGACTCTAAAGGGAACATTTGGTGCACAGTTTTGTTTCATCAATGTATAAATTGCACTACCCAAAGTGTCTAGGTGGACACTCTACCTAAATGTCTCGGCACCACATAGGTTCATCTATGATTTATGGAGTTATTACAATGAAGAGATTATGTAATGGTTTCACAAACTTTTGGTTAATGGACATATTCCATTATGGAGGTATGCTTAGAACTTAGGTTTAAAGTTGTGGGTGTAGAAGGTCTTCACAGATTAAATTCCAAATTTATCATTCATATTGTGCCTCAACTTGATGTGAGGCCTTTGTATTCTGTAGTAAGCTTTAAGAGTGCATCTGTTAGTATCATAAAACTTTGGACATCAGGCTTTTGATTCAATCTATCTTACTTTAAAGAAAAcaatctactctctctctctctctctctctctctctctctctctctctctctctctatatatatatatatatatatatatatatatatatatatatatatatatatatatatatatatatatatatatatatatatatatatatatatatatatatatatatatatcagacatAATTGATTCATCATTTGGGCCTACTTTTGCAATACATATGCATCACATAAAATAAACCATGAAGGGTGTGACACAGTGATGATGAAGTGACAGTACAACTAATCCTTGTTGATATGCTCCTCAAAAAGGTACCATAGTGATAGACCTCGGCCATTTTATCATCTCCTATCATCTATGTTACGTGGTTTCTGGATAACATGTGGCCTTAATGGTTCAGTTCGTTCAATTAGTATTACTTTCAACTGTGGCCAAGCCAATGGTAGATGGCCGTAAACCCTTTTTTGACTGTGGCCAGGCATGGCCATGAACGTGGTCAAGCATCCCGTGGGGAGGACGATGGAGTATCATCTTCGATCTAAGAGAAGTTGTACTTCCAAAGCCAGGGAGGTGTCCTCCTAAGAGAGAGAAGGAACTGAGAGTCTCCACAGCTTTAGATCACAGTCCAAACCTCCACTGAGAACCAGGCATGtactactactgctgctgctgctgctttccaGCACTACCATCGCCAAGCTCTTGACCGGCCCTCCGTGGCCTTCCATTACGGCCAAGCAGCTGTGGCGCCCCTTCTGCTCTCGTCCTCTCCTCCACACCCTCACCGTCGTATCCGCCGAGCCGCTGCAGACCACGTCCCCGGCCGCCACAAGGCACAGGATGGCCCTCCTGTGTCCCCTGAGCTCCCCGGTGGCCGCCATCCCCCCGCTGCCCCCTTCCCACACCACCACGGAGCGGTCGGACGCTCCCGAGTACAGCACTCGGTCGTCGGCGCTCAGCGCCAGCGCGTTCACCGCCGACCGGTGCCGCTCCAGCGTCTGCACCAGCGAGTGCTTCCCCTCCTCGCCACTCCTCCTCCACACGTTGATCTTGGCGTCGGCCGAGCCCGTGTAGACGTGGCCGTTCCGCGACACCGCGATCGCGTTGATGGCGTCCTGGTGGGCGCCCGCGACGGACTCTATGCACCTGAACCCGGAGGTGCGCCACACCTTTAGAGTTCGGTCCCAGGAGATGGAGTAGAGGAGCGCGCCGTCGTGCGAGAGCGCGAGGCCGGAGACGGCGTCAACGTGGTGCACCCAGGAGCACTTCTTGTGTCTGCGGACCTGCACATAGTTCTTGGGCGACAGGAAGCTCAAAAACCGGTCCATGGAGGTCGGCAAAACTGCTTTCAGCTTGTAGCAGCGCTGCTCCCTCTGGTTTATCTGCCACACGCGGATCTCGCCGTCTTGGTGAGAGCTGAACAGGTTGTCACCTGACACAAGAAGCGATTTCACCGGGCTCTCTGTTTGAGCCACAGTGAAGCTCGCAGGATGATCAGTCCTCGCTGTGGACGACGAGTCTAAAAGAACAGATGGCCAGACTCTGATCTCTTGGTCGGAGCCGCCGCTGTAGACGGACGTCCCATGAACAGCGAGGGCAGCGACGTAGCAAGCGTGAGCTCTAATGGTGGTGACGCACTGGTGGTGAAGACAGGGATGGCTATGGTAGTGAAGGGAGAGGGATTTGGGCGGAAGATGGTTgcagtcatcatcatcatgattGCCATTACAGGGAATGGAGCCACGAGGTGCTGTGCCCATATgtgagaaagagaagaaggaagCATCGAAAGGGAGGCCAAAGGAGATGCAGAAAGGAAACCTCGCCTAGTGATTTGGGGCATGTATACTGTCCTATATATATCTCATCATCCTTCTTTATACTGTAGGAAGAAGAGAGAGTGTTGCTAGAGAACAATCACAGCACATGCATCAAGCATGAGTGGGGGATGTTAGGTCAGTGTTTGCCCTTTGTCTGCTAATCTTAGGAGTGATTCATGCAACATAATGCAAAACAATCTGAAGCATGATAAACATGGGAGTCACCGGAGCTCATGGAAATCTGCTTAATCTCTTGTTGGAATCACTTAGAACAGTGTTATGGACAGTGCCACGAGTACTAAGAGCACTGCTCGGTGCGCACTTGATGTTGCCGAATTGACATGGTGGCAATGCAGCAACACGAGAGAAATATTTCTCACACTCTGGTCAAACATACAACCCCTAAAGCTTTTATGGTGGTCAAATCGCTTTCTTGACATCATTCATTCTACCAACTGTGCCACATAATTCACTGAAATTTAGAAGTAATAATTAAGTGATGACACCCAAATTTATTTCTGAAATTGAAAGAAAAGCAATATCTTTGTTCTTGAGAAGTATTTGTTGTTCATCAGCAAGTTTGTTCTTGTATTTATAATTATCAGTGTCAACACATCCTCTAAGAGGAGGAGTATGTGTTCATCTTTCAAAGTCTCTGATTGTTTCCCCCCCAGAAGAACACCAATATGCTAAGAGTTCTCATTTTGCAGCATGGCACATTTGTCAAAAGTGGTGACTTTCTTCCACTGTAGAATACTGTTAACTTTTGCTCCACTGATGAACAAATCAACTTCATTTATTTGTCCTTCAAGTGTAGATGCATTTACTTTTTCTTCCTCACAACTATCAGAAATaatttttgttatatttattattatgttATGTTGTATTAGTTTGTGTATTTTTCAGATTGAGATCATTTTGTAGATGAGTTAGTCTGAGAATCCAAGTGCTAATTTGTGCATTGTTTTATCTTAAACACAAAGCCTTATTAACCCATCTATAAGATAGCATTGGTCAAAGATAATCTAACTTTGATTAGGttaaggacaattcaacatttaGCTTGGAACATATTGCTAATTTAGGAAGTTCTTTTAGTTGAGCTACTCATTATCAGGTTAATGAAATTAGCTTGGTTTGGTAGGTGAAACTCCTATctctcctctccccctcagaaAAGAAACAAAGCCTACCATTCCAAAGCTGCAGAACCATCAATTTAGCATCAACACTGTCCTCTGAgaagttcatcaaatcataatcCAATGATTCCTTGTTTTGTTTCCAACGCCAATCTTCTGTCGCCAACTCAACTTCCATTAGAATGAGTTGCTCTCCACCAAGATCTTGGCATCAGGTTGCAGGTCACACTCGGTGCTTCAAGCAAGCATCTTCTCACACTGACACCTGAAAAGAGCATATCTCCCGGTTAGTGATCAAAATCACCATGAATCCATTGCTGTGATTGCTGCCAACACCACCACTTTTGTTGGCAGGCATCCTTCTTTTGCCACCAGACATGGTCAGCTTTTCTTATCTAGTGTGGAGTCCTTTTGCTTCCACTCTTTCAGCAGAAAGACTCCTCTCCCAGCCAAAGACAGGGCAGTCATGATGTCATTGCTTCCATTTTCCAATACCAACCTGCAACCTCAACTCCTTTGCACTGTTGCAGATATTTCCATGGAAGCATCGAATATAGTGGCATTGTGGCAACTGCATGAAGAAGACATAGAAGTTGTATGGATGTCGCTGATATTCCCAATCTAATATAGTATTTGGGATCTGAATGCTTCACTCTCTACTGCGTTGGATCAGATTAAGTGTTGATGATGTCTTGGATTGGTTATCCTTTAAAAAGATGTTATAATTTGAAATCCAATATTTATGCATCGCTATCCACTGAGCAAATCTATTCATTGCAAGATATTTACCTCTGCATGATTCTTGTCCTTTGCCACCAGTGCTGAAAGATTGGTTACCTCAGAGGAGATCTGAGAGCACTTTGTGCAGAAGCCTCTACCTGTGACACTTGTACAATTTTATTGTACCTAACTCACCTAAAAGGGATTTGGCTGGCCACCAGGAGAGCTGCATTCCAAAGTAATAATGGTAGAAGGTGAAGGTGGAAAGGCACACATATGGATATCACCCAGGCTAATAATATCTTAAACACAAGCCAAGTAGTAACTGTCTGAGCAGAAAAGAACATACACAACAATTAATAGGAAGAACAAAAGAATCCCCTTAGATTGGTGTCAAGAAGTCCCTTCTTTCACCAAGTGTTGAAAGAATCTGAGGTTTGTTGAAGTCTATGATGAGCCTGACACAAATGACAAGCATCTATGTAACCATTTTGTTGCATTTTGGCTCCCATCTTCTTTACTGCAATGTAGATCATAATTCTTTGCACAAGAGTTAACTGATAAGAGTTGATTCAAATATTTTAATGGTATCATGAACTGAGAAGCAGCTTAAtgaactactactactactattactACTTATGATGACCTTCTTTGAGAACTAAACTTGATGAATACAGTTCACTAAATAACCTACTTAACAAAAGAATTTATACTGATGCAAAGAACTGTCAAAACTTGTAGATGAGAAAGTTTGATAGTAGAAAAGGGTTTTGCTAGTTCAACAGCAAACAAAGAAATTTTTGTCATTCAAACATGGGCTGCTCTATTTTACAGTTTGACTTAATGCAATCAGGGCTGCAGCTTAGGTTGTTTGGTTTGACTATAAAATTCCTATTAAATTGTTTTAGCAGATTCTTTTTCTTGCAAATTAATGAGCCCATTCTATGCTGAATTTTATGTTCTCTCCCTTTTTTTGACTCATTAGTTGCAGTGATAGGGTGGCAGTGAAAGCAGCTAAGCTAACATGAGGAAAGATATGTTTGCTTACATTTCACTTGAAAAGAGTTGCTGGCTGAACTGAAAATTCCATATTATCTCAAACCTCAAGAAGAATGCTTGAATAAAACACAAGAGATCTTTAAACCTATGCACTAATGTAACTATTCCAAGCAACAAAAGTAAGGTTTTTCTTTTCATGTACTTTCTATTTTTAATTTCTTGTAATTTACCATTTCattgcttatgagatgactgGAGAGTTATGATTATGAAACAAACATAAAGCTCTGCAGAATCTGATGGGCACATCCAGAAGAGAGAATTGTGTTCAACCAATTTGCAAAGCAAAGATATGAGAGGTATCctaaagaaacaaataaaattacTAGTTTCTTTTGTGTGGATTTTAGTATATATATCATGTAAACTTTGGTATTGTTCACCAAAATTATCTGCCTTCATTTTCCAAAAGATTGAGAAATCTGCCAAATCATCAGTTCAAACATGCTGATGTTTGAGATACTTCAAACAAAGAGAATGCTGCATTCTGGTCTCatgttgagaagaaaaaaaaggagagttgcatataaaattttgataaataaaaagagaaaatttatatatcatCAGGAATAATAGAGTaagaaaatcaaataaattgaataAATAATCTTCATCAGTGATTAATAATAATGTAAATTTAGTGAGtatcataaattataatatttttttatttttttgaaaaacatTTAGTCTCAAATAGATTAAAGAATCAAAGTCAAAATAAATAATAGTTTAGGGTCAATGCTAATTATAGACATCTTATATGTCGTTTATtgtaacaaaattattttttgtagTCTAAAAAAACAATAGTTTATGATCAATAGTAAATCTTATTGAAACATTAATAACATTGTCGGTCTTATTTCGATTAAAGAGTTGACTCAAAGGCTAA
This sequence is a window from Musa acuminata AAA Group cultivar baxijiao unplaced genomic scaffold, Cavendish_Baxijiao_AAA HiC_scaffold_1020, whole genome shotgun sequence. Protein-coding genes within it:
- the LOC135665530 gene encoding protein JINGUBANG-like, yielding MGTAPRGSIPCNGNHDDDDCNHLPPKSLSLHYHSHPCLHHQCVTTIRAHACYVAALAVHGTSVYSGGSDQEIRVWPSVLLDSSSTARTDHPASFTVAQTESPVKSLLVSGDNLFSSHQDGEIRVWQINQREQRCYKLKAVLPTSMDRFLSFLSPKNYVQVRRHKKCSWVHHVDAVSGLALSHDGALLYSISWDRTLKVWRTSGFRCIESVAGAHQDAINAIAVSRNGHVYTGSADAKINVWRRSGEEGKHSLVQTLERHRSAVNALALSADDRVLYSGASDRSVVVWEGGSGGMAATGELRGHRRAILCLVAAGDVVCSGSADTTVRVWRRGREQKGRHSCLAVMEGHGGPVKSLAMVVLESSSSSSSSTCLVLSGGLDCDLKLWRLSVPSLS